The following are encoded in a window of Sebastes umbrosus isolate fSebUmb1 chromosome 7, fSebUmb1.pri, whole genome shotgun sequence genomic DNA:
- the LOC119492094 gene encoding uncharacterized protein LOC119492094 → MSTRYLIARFEAAGIRTTMMISVHFTLLFFWVTQDFVSCVNLEMPEFVAVVLGDSLTLNCTYNCPTGFVRGCWEKSESRVCHGAESTRLYSLCTNSLYLSNVSTEDLNRNYTCYTHNTEDPGVTKNIERIVLLHLQAQTTVPTWTVTPETGTKNASLGDSNGGEYPGIKVLATVTVAVATVLAALAVYLCLNRNRQSWNDKGEPVVSRPGSPLPLHAVPSPVKGSLSAQSERVTLRIPTPDNESDTEVPYADIMITVRGVSTPELTQVSYLTPGDQKEWWGDESRSHLQASRSADRLHVPQPREVSRKMSTNSEYAVITYA, encoded by the exons ATGAGCACAAGATATTTGATTGCACGTTTTGAAGCAGCAGGAATCAGAACAACAATGATGATCTCCGTCCACTTCactttgctctttttttggGTGACACAAG ATTTTGTGAGCTGTGTTAATCTGGAGATGCCAGAGTTTGTGGCTGTGGTGTTGGGCGACTCTCTAACATTAAACTGCACATACAATTGCCCCACTGGATTTGTTCGTGGCTGTTGGGAGAAATCAGAAAGCCGTGTCTGTCACGGGGCAGAGAGTACACGCTTGTACAGCTTGTGCACAAATTCCCTTTATCTATCAAATGTGTCTACTGAAGATCTCAACCGTAACTACACTTGCTACACACATAATACAGAGGACCCTGGAGTTACCAAAAACATAGAGCGCATTGTTTTACTGCATCTTCAAG ctcaAACAACTGTCCCAACCTGGACAGTTACCCCAGAGACTGGAACTAAAAATG CATCTCTTGGAGATTCAAATGGAG GAGAATATCCTGGAATTAAGGTTTTAGCAACAGTTACTGTTGCTGTGGCGACGGTGCTTGCAGCTTTGGCCGTTTACCTGTGTCTGAACCGGAACAGACAGAGCTGGAATGATAAAG GGGAGCCTGTTGTGTCCAGGCCAGG ctCACCACTACCCCTTCACGCTGTCCCCTCACCAGTGAAGg GGTCACTGTCAGCACAAAGTGAAAGAGTGACTTTGAGGATTCCTACACCAG ATAATGAGAGTGACACTGAGGTTCCGTATGCTGACATAATGATCACCGTCCGAGGTGTCAGTACACCAGAGCTCACTCAGGTCAGCTACTTGACTCCTGGAGACCAAAAAGAG tgGTGGGGAGATGAATCCAGGTCTCACCTGCAGGCCTCACGTTCAGCTGACAGACTGCATGTCCCCCAGCCCAGAGAGGTCAGCCGCAAGATGAGCACCAACTCTGAGTATGCAGTCATCACATATGCCTGA
- the LOC119491951 gene encoding sperm surface protein Sp17-like: MSVPFSNTHLRVPRGFGAILEGLSREVLRDQPEDIPTYAALYFDNLFKEREESGIDPAEWAAKLEDRFYNNHAFKATEVTPEKGPATKATISK; the protein is encoded by the exons ATGTCAGTACCTTTCTCCAACACTCACCTGCGGGTCCCGAGAGGGTTTGGTGCCATCCTGGAAGGGCTGAGCCGAGAAGTCCTGAGAGACCAGCCTGAAGACATCCCTACATATGCTGCTCTGTACTTTGATAATCTattcaaagagagagaag AAAGTGGCATTGACCCTGCTGAGTGGGCTGCTAAACTGGAAGATAGATTCTACAACAACCATGCATTCAAGGCTACAGAG GTGACTCCTGAAAAAGGGCCTGCAACAAAGGCGACCATTTCCAAGTGA
- the LOC119491950 gene encoding protein starmaker-like isoform X1 has product MILEKSYESQTEDESSHSAETSNLSTTQPNVSEETESTEEYEEKHDATEKHVISMEEGLSEEESVNMLPAADAQPDDLSGTKEEEEEDPTITTFDQVDSAVNGKDSSSAPDRDIPQSELEPTSSFREISNVDVCAQELGTAEDEGGDEQETVDVDSEREENTDVEQPVEAFPYSGLADVDVCATEVKGTERTIEGAAAALDDEDSSKPQPEEAVVQSSLSRSETPEHEAEDQVEETKEEEEGPETEASSGGIHESVAHIEGASDSDALPKEDSLVEISFDDVPEAQQIKEVEEKQPEEEGSVEEKILEMKQEEESEEVTLVATDQNISSTQDHDEPEMMGVEQGVNSEDGEMESQHEASDIMKEKVDTNDPDLNDSDDDEKCEGVKTTSLSHQPTTEADKENPQDVTDHKDEDSEKISEGKFHQSEDSEKEANEPDFKEEEETTDTAGGDKEDIHAGDYSELQDQEFDEGGAENHSSQVSKSNLSATEAEGETLEAQHLPEDSQRTPVESQPKDTEVEKEVTSKEGSSEAEEFVEEGNSEIQEKSDATCEEGSFGLTQSADRSAADHEGEERPLGSEKDSTEPEGKSGDQEECSRPQEEEDIMDIPLDDPEANRAAAKIQAGFRGHMTRKKMKPEDKVEGEEVSSTGDVLNGSQGVTETGGSGAVEGDDTSVPEQ; this is encoded by the exons ATGATTTT GGAAAAATCATACGAGTCCCAAACTGAAGATGAATCCAGTCATTCCGCAGAAACCTCAAATCTTTCCACCACACAACCTAATGTCTCTGAAGAAACTGAAAGTACAGAAGAATATGAGGAAAAACATGATGCTACAGAGAAACACGTTATTTCAATGGAAGAGGGACTTTCAGAAGAGGAATCAGTCAACATGCTCCCGGCTGCAGACGCACAGCCAGATGATCTGAGCGGgacgaaggaggaggaggaggaagacccAACAATAACTACATTTGATCAAGTTGACAGCGCAGTTAATGGAAAAGATAGCAGCTCTGCTCCAGATCGAGATATACCTCAGTCTGAGTTAGAGCCCACATCATCATTCAGAGAGATTTCAAATGTAGATGTGTGTGCTCAGGAGTTAGGAACGGCAGAAGATGAGGGAGGTGATGAACAAGAGACTGTAGATGTAGActcagaaagagaggaaaatacTGACGTTGAACAACCAGTGGAGGCCTTTCCATATTCTGGGCTTGCTGATGTGGATGTTTGTGCTACAGAGGTTAAAGGAACAGAAAGAACAATAGAAGGAGCCGCTGCTGCTTTAGATGATGAGGACAGCTCAAAACCCCAACCCGAGGAAGCTGTTGTACAGTCATCATTGTCTCGATCTGAAACTCCTGAACATGAAGCAGAAGATCAGGTAGAAGAaacaaaggaggaggaggaaggaccAGAGACTGAGGCGTCTTCTGGGGGAATACATGAAAGTGTAGCTCATATAGAAGGTGCTTCAGATAGTGATGCTTTACCAAAGGAGGATTCATTGGTTGAGATTAGTTTTGATGATGTTCCAGAGGCTCAGCAGATTAAAGAGGTTGAGGAGAAACAGCCAGAGGAAGAGGGCTCAGTAGAGGAGAAGATATTAGAAATGAAACAGGAGGAAGAGTCAGAAGAGGTTACTTTAGTGGCAACAGACCAAAATATATCTAGCACACAAGACCATGATGAACCTGAAATGATGGGAGTTGAACAGGGAGTTAACTCTGAAGATGGGGAAATGGAAAGTCAGCACGAGGCATCTGATATAATGAAAGAGAAGGTGGACACAAATGATCCTGATTTAaatgatagtgatgatgatgagaagTGCGAAGGTGTTAAAACCACCAGCTTATCACATCAGCCCACCACCGAGGCAGACAAAGAAAACCCACAGGATGTAACCGATCATAAAGATGAAGATTCTGAGAAGATAAGTGAAGGCAAATTTCACCAGAGTGAGGATTCTGAGAAAGAGGCAAACGAGCCTGActtcaaagaagaagaagagacaacAGACACAGCTGGAGGAGACAAAGAGGACATACATGCAGGAGATTACAGTGAGCTGCAGGATCAGGAATTTGATGAAGGTGGTGCAGAAAATCATTCATCACAAGTTAGCAAGTCAAATCTATCTGCAACGGAGGCAGAGGGTGAAACTTTAGAGGCTCAACATCTACCAGAGGACAGTCAGAGAACACCTGTAGAGTCACAGCCGAAGGATACAGAGGTAGAAAAGGAGGTCACATCAAAGGAGGGAAGTTCAGAAGCAGAGGAGTTTGTAGAGGAAGGAAATTCTGAAATACAGGAGAAGAGTGATGCAACGTGTGAGGAGGGCAGCTTCGGCCTCACTCAAAGTGCAGATCGGTCGGCTGCAGACCACGAAGGAGAGGAAAGGCCGCTTGGGTCTGAGAAGGACTCAACAGAGCCGGAAGGCAAGAGCGGTGACCAG GAGGAGTGCAGCCGGccccaggaggaggaggacatcaTGGACATCCCCCTGGATGACCCCGAGGCCAACCGGGCTGCTGCCAAGATCCAGGCTGGTTTCCGCGGGCACATGACCCGCAAGAAGATGAAGCCGGAGGACAAAGTAGAAGGGGAGGAGGTGAGCAGCACTGGGGATGTGCTCAACGGCAGCCAGGGGGTCACAG agACAGGAGGATCGGGGGCAGTAGAGGGAGACGACACATCTGTGCCAGAGCAGTGA
- the LOC119491950 gene encoding neurogranin-like isoform X2, with protein sequence MDCHNEECSRPQEEEDIMDIPLDDPEANRAAAKIQAGFRGHMTRKKMKPEDKVEGEEVSSTGDVLNGSQGVTETGGSGAVEGDDTSVPEQ encoded by the exons ATGGACTGTCACAAT GAGGAGTGCAGCCGGccccaggaggaggaggacatcaTGGACATCCCCCTGGATGACCCCGAGGCCAACCGGGCTGCTGCCAAGATCCAGGCTGGTTTCCGCGGGCACATGACCCGCAAGAAGATGAAGCCGGAGGACAAAGTAGAAGGGGAGGAGGTGAGCAGCACTGGGGATGTGCTCAACGGCAGCCAGGGGGTCACAG agACAGGAGGATCGGGGGCAGTAGAGGGAGACGACACATCTGTGCCAGAGCAGTGA
- the LOC119491950 gene encoding neurogranin-like isoform X3, with product MDCHNEECSRPQEEEDIMDIPLDDPEANRAAAKIQAGFRGHMTRKKMKPEDKVEGEERQEDRGQ from the exons ATGGACTGTCACAAT GAGGAGTGCAGCCGGccccaggaggaggaggacatcaTGGACATCCCCCTGGATGACCCCGAGGCCAACCGGGCTGCTGCCAAGATCCAGGCTGGTTTCCGCGGGCACATGACCCGCAAGAAGATGAAGCCGGAGGACAAAGTAGAAGGGGAGGAG agACAGGAGGATCGGGGGCAGTAG